A DNA window from Equus przewalskii isolate Varuska chromosome 12, EquPr2, whole genome shotgun sequence contains the following coding sequences:
- the GREP1 gene encoding glycine-rich extracellular protein 1 isoform X20: MGTQAFPAALFLLCLTSESLQGGLPPLSPGLGKGYGPPSGLGAGFGNGNGLRAQPGAGGGVRPLKPGLGNGNQLGAGAFPGVAAQPGIGGAVKPQKPGYGNGLGAGAFPGLGAQPGFGSRNGLGVSAFPGAGALPGIGGIVKPQKPGYANGNGMGTRAFLGVGAQPGLAAQNGFGPGFGGGGKPQKPGPAAQNGYGPGFGGAVKPQKPGFGNGNGLGAQPGQETQNGYGAGFRGGMKPQKPGYIQGNGLGAQPGPVTQNGYGPGFGGAVKPQKPGFGNGNGLGAQPGLPAQNGYPAGPPAQNGYGAGIGEGMKLQKPVYRNGLAARAFPGQRAQPGSPPGAGLQIPAGLGEGVKPQKPGYGNGNGLGAQPGYQPLNGYGPGAEVGFGGGLQPQKVGFGYWNGGLGAGVFPEARPQPGFPGANGFRNGYEEEVLVDSRAAAPAPEGNGQAASLRGSPWPSLQPWGAALKPGYAAGGTYPGVSSQPGPYGQLRPDLGPGPFGGPEVKRDISDLLGNGYGGRCPLGKC, from the exons ATGGGCACCCAGGCCTTCCCCGCCGccctcttcctgctctgcctgACTTCTGAAAGCCTGCAAGGCG GGCTGCCTCCGTTGTCTCCAGGCCTGGGGAAAG GCTACGGTCCCCCCAGTGGCCTGGGAGCAG GATTCGGGAACGGGAATGGGCTGAGAGCCCAGCCAG GCGCTGGAGGGGGTGTGAGACCCCTCAAGCCAG GGCTTGGGAATGGGAACCAGCTGGGAGCAGGGGCCTTCCCAGGTGTTGCAGCCCAGCCAG GCATTGGAGGAGCTGTGAAACCTCAGAAACCAG GATATGGCAAtggcctgggagctggggccttcccagggctgggagcccagCCAG GATTTGGGAGCAGAAATGGTTTAGGAGTCAGTGCTTTTCCCGGGGCAGGAGCCCTGCCAG gAATTGGAGGGATTGTGAAACCCCAAAAGCCAG GATATGCCAACGGGAATGGGATGGGAACCAGGGCCTTCCTGGGAGTTGGAGCCCAgccag GTCTCGCAGCTCAGAATGGCTTTGGACCAG GCTTTGGAGGGGGTGGAAAACCCCAGAAGCCAG GTCCTGCAGCTCAGAACGGCTATGGACCAG GCTTTGGAGGGGCCGTGAAACCCCAGAAGCCGG GATTTGGGAACGGCAATGGGCTGGGTGCCCAGCCAG GCCAGGAAACCCAGAACGGATACGGGGCAG GCTTCAGGGGGGGCATGAAGCCCCAGAAGCCAG gATACATTCAGGGAAATGGACTGGGAGCCCAGCCAG GCCCTGTGACTCAAAACGGCTATGGACCAG GCTTTGGAGGGGCCGTGAAACCCCAGAAGCCGG GATTTGGGAATGGCAATGGGCTGGGAGCCCAGCCAG gcCTCCCAGCTCAGAATGGCTACCCTGCAGGCCCCCCAGCTCAGAATGGCTACGGAGCAG GCATTGGTGAGGGCATGAAGCTGCAGAAGCCAG TTTACAGGAACGGGCTGGCAGCCAGAGCCTTCCCAGGCCAAAGGGCCCAGCCAG GATCCCCGCCAGGGGCCGGGCTGCAAATCCCAGCAG GTCTGGGAGAGGGTGTGAAACCTCAGAAGCCAG GATATGGCAACGGAAACGGGCTGGGGGCCCAGCCAG GGTACCAGCCTCTGAATGGCTATGGACCAGGAGCAGAAGTGG GCTTTGGTGGTGGCCTTCAGCCCCAGAAAGTCG GGTTTGGTTACTGGAATGGTGGTCTGGGAGCTGGGGTCTTCCCTGAGGCCCGCCCGCAGCCAg gGTTCCCTGGGGCCAATGGCTTTAGGAATG GGTATGAGGAGGAAGTGCTTGTGGACTCCAGAGCAGCAGCTCCAGCCCCTGAAGGAAATG GTCAGGCCGCTTCCCTGAGGGGCtctccctggccctccctccagccctggggagcTGCCCTGAAGCCTGGATATGCTGCTGGAGGCACATATCCAGGGGTCAGCAGCCAGCCAG ggCCCTATGGGCAACTGAGGCCAGACCTGGGCCCCGGGCCTTTCG GGGGCCCTGAGGTGAAGAGAGACATCAGTGACCTGCTGGGAAATGGCTATGGAG gCCGCTGCCCTCTTGGGAAATGCTAA
- the GREP1 gene encoding glycine-rich extracellular protein 1 isoform X26 — translation MGTQAFPAALFLLCLTSESLQGGLPPLSPGLGKGYGPPSGLGAGFGNGNGLRAQPGLGNGNQLGAGAFPGVAAQPGIGGAVKPQKPGYGNGLGAGAFPGLGAQPGFGSRNGLGVSAFPGAGALPGIGGIVKPQKPGYANGNGMGTRAFLGVGAQPGLAAQNGFGPGFGGGGKPQKPGPAAQNGYGPGFGGAVKPQKPGFGNGNGLGAQPGQETQNGYGAGFRGGMKPQKPGYIQGNGLGAQPGPVTQNGYGPGFGGAVKPQKPGFGNGNGLGAQPGLPAQNGYPAGPPAQNGYGAGPQVPIGYGPGIGEGMKLQKPVYRNGLAARAFPGQRAQPGLGEGVKPQKPGYGNGNGLGAQPGYQPLNGYGPGAEVGFGGGLQPQKVGFGYWNGGLGAGVFPEARPQPGFPGANGFRNGYEEEVLVDSRAAAPAPEGNGQAASLRGSPWPSLQPWGAALKPGYAAGGTYPGVSSQPGPYGQLRPDLGPGPFGGPEVKRDISDLLGNGYGGRCPLGKC, via the exons ATGGGCACCCAGGCCTTCCCCGCCGccctcttcctgctctgcctgACTTCTGAAAGCCTGCAAGGCG GGCTGCCTCCGTTGTCTCCAGGCCTGGGGAAAG GCTACGGTCCCCCCAGTGGCCTGGGAGCAG GATTCGGGAACGGGAATGGGCTGAGAGCCCAGCCAG GGCTTGGGAATGGGAACCAGCTGGGAGCAGGGGCCTTCCCAGGTGTTGCAGCCCAGCCAG GCATTGGAGGAGCTGTGAAACCTCAGAAACCAG GATATGGCAAtggcctgggagctggggccttcccagggctgggagcccagCCAG GATTTGGGAGCAGAAATGGTTTAGGAGTCAGTGCTTTTCCCGGGGCAGGAGCCCTGCCAG gAATTGGAGGGATTGTGAAACCCCAAAAGCCAG GATATGCCAACGGGAATGGGATGGGAACCAGGGCCTTCCTGGGAGTTGGAGCCCAgccag GTCTCGCAGCTCAGAATGGCTTTGGACCAG GCTTTGGAGGGGGTGGAAAACCCCAGAAGCCAG GTCCTGCAGCTCAGAACGGCTATGGACCAG GCTTTGGAGGGGCCGTGAAACCCCAGAAGCCGG GATTTGGGAACGGCAATGGGCTGGGTGCCCAGCCAG GCCAGGAAACCCAGAACGGATACGGGGCAG GCTTCAGGGGGGGCATGAAGCCCCAGAAGCCAG gATACATTCAGGGAAATGGACTGGGAGCCCAGCCAG GCCCTGTGACTCAAAACGGCTATGGACCAG GCTTTGGAGGGGCCGTGAAACCCCAGAAGCCGG GATTTGGGAATGGCAATGGGCTGGGAGCCCAGCCAG gcCTCCCAGCTCAGAATGGCTACCCTGCAGGCCCCCCAGCTCAGAATGGCTACGGAGCAG GCCCTCAGGTTCCTATCGGTTACGGACCAG GCATTGGTGAGGGCATGAAGCTGCAGAAGCCAG TTTACAGGAACGGGCTGGCAGCCAGAGCCTTCCCAGGCCAAAGGGCCCAGCCAG GTCTGGGAGAGGGTGTGAAACCTCAGAAGCCAG GATATGGCAACGGAAACGGGCTGGGGGCCCAGCCAG GGTACCAGCCTCTGAATGGCTATGGACCAGGAGCAGAAGTGG GCTTTGGTGGTGGCCTTCAGCCCCAGAAAGTCG GGTTTGGTTACTGGAATGGTGGTCTGGGAGCTGGGGTCTTCCCTGAGGCCCGCCCGCAGCCAg gGTTCCCTGGGGCCAATGGCTTTAGGAATG GGTATGAGGAGGAAGTGCTTGTGGACTCCAGAGCAGCAGCTCCAGCCCCTGAAGGAAATG GTCAGGCCGCTTCCCTGAGGGGCtctccctggccctccctccagccctggggagcTGCCCTGAAGCCTGGATATGCTGCTGGAGGCACATATCCAGGGGTCAGCAGCCAGCCAG ggCCCTATGGGCAACTGAGGCCAGACCTGGGCCCCGGGCCTTTCG GGGGCCCTGAGGTGAAGAGAGACATCAGTGACCTGCTGGGAAATGGCTATGGAG gCCGCTGCCCTCTTGGGAAATGCTAA
- the GREP1 gene encoding glycine-rich extracellular protein 1 isoform X34 has product MGTQAFPAALFLLCLTSESLQGGYGPPSGLGAGFGNGNGLRAQPGLGNGNQLGAGAFPGVAAQPGIGGAVKPQKPGYGNGLGAGAFPGLGAQPGFGSRNGLGVSAFPGAGALPGIGGIVKPQKPGYANGNGMGTRAFLGVGAQPGLAAQNGFGPGFGGGGKPQKPGPAAQNGYGPGFGGAVKPQKPGQETQNGYGAGFRGGMKPQKPGYIQGNGLGAQPGPVTQNGYGPGFGGAVKPQKPGFGNGNGLGAQPGLPAQNGYPAGPPAQNGYGAGPQVPIGYGPGIGEGMKLQKPVYRNGLAARAFPGQRAQPGSPPGAGLQIPAGLGEGVKPQKPGYGNGNGLGAQPGYQPLNGYGPGAEVGFGGGLQPQKVGFGYWNGGLGAGVFPEARPQPGFPGANGFRNGYEEEVLVDSRAAAPAPEGNGQAASLRGSPWPSLQPWGAALKPGYAAGGTYPGVSSQPGPYGQLRPDLGPGPFGRCPLGKC; this is encoded by the exons ATGGGCACCCAGGCCTTCCCCGCCGccctcttcctgctctgcctgACTTCTGAAAGCCTGCAAGGCG GCTACGGTCCCCCCAGTGGCCTGGGAGCAG GATTCGGGAACGGGAATGGGCTGAGAGCCCAGCCAG GGCTTGGGAATGGGAACCAGCTGGGAGCAGGGGCCTTCCCAGGTGTTGCAGCCCAGCCAG GCATTGGAGGAGCTGTGAAACCTCAGAAACCAG GATATGGCAAtggcctgggagctggggccttcccagggctgggagcccagCCAG GATTTGGGAGCAGAAATGGTTTAGGAGTCAGTGCTTTTCCCGGGGCAGGAGCCCTGCCAG gAATTGGAGGGATTGTGAAACCCCAAAAGCCAG GATATGCCAACGGGAATGGGATGGGAACCAGGGCCTTCCTGGGAGTTGGAGCCCAgccag GTCTCGCAGCTCAGAATGGCTTTGGACCAG GCTTTGGAGGGGGTGGAAAACCCCAGAAGCCAG GTCCTGCAGCTCAGAACGGCTATGGACCAG GCTTTGGAGGGGCCGTGAAACCCCAGAAGCCGG GCCAGGAAACCCAGAACGGATACGGGGCAG GCTTCAGGGGGGGCATGAAGCCCCAGAAGCCAG gATACATTCAGGGAAATGGACTGGGAGCCCAGCCAG GCCCTGTGACTCAAAACGGCTATGGACCAG GCTTTGGAGGGGCCGTGAAACCCCAGAAGCCGG GATTTGGGAATGGCAATGGGCTGGGAGCCCAGCCAG gcCTCCCAGCTCAGAATGGCTACCCTGCAGGCCCCCCAGCTCAGAATGGCTACGGAGCAG GCCCTCAGGTTCCTATCGGTTACGGACCAG GCATTGGTGAGGGCATGAAGCTGCAGAAGCCAG TTTACAGGAACGGGCTGGCAGCCAGAGCCTTCCCAGGCCAAAGGGCCCAGCCAG GATCCCCGCCAGGGGCCGGGCTGCAAATCCCAGCAG GTCTGGGAGAGGGTGTGAAACCTCAGAAGCCAG GATATGGCAACGGAAACGGGCTGGGGGCCCAGCCAG GGTACCAGCCTCTGAATGGCTATGGACCAGGAGCAGAAGTGG GCTTTGGTGGTGGCCTTCAGCCCCAGAAAGTCG GGTTTGGTTACTGGAATGGTGGTCTGGGAGCTGGGGTCTTCCCTGAGGCCCGCCCGCAGCCAg gGTTCCCTGGGGCCAATGGCTTTAGGAATG GGTATGAGGAGGAAGTGCTTGTGGACTCCAGAGCAGCAGCTCCAGCCCCTGAAGGAAATG GTCAGGCCGCTTCCCTGAGGGGCtctccctggccctccctccagccctggggagcTGCCCTGAAGCCTGGATATGCTGCTGGAGGCACATATCCAGGGGTCAGCAGCCAGCCAG ggCCCTATGGGCAACTGAGGCCAGACCTGGGCCCCGGGCCTTTCG gCCGCTGCCCTCTTGGGAAATGCTAA
- the GREP1 gene encoding glycine-rich extracellular protein 1 isoform X35 yields MGTQAFPAALFLLCLTSESLQGGLPPLSPGLGKGYGPPSGLGAGFGNGNGLRAQPGAGGGVRPLKPGLGNGNQLGAGAFPGVAAQPGIGGAVKPQKPGYGNGLGAGAFPGLGAQPGFGSRNGLGVSAFPGAGALPGIGGIVKPQKPGLAAQNGFGPGFGGGGKPQKPGPAAQNGYGPGFGGAVKPQKPGFGNGNGLGAQPGQETQNGYGAGFRGGMKPQKPGYIQGNGLGAQPGPVTQNGYGPGFGGAVKPQKPGLPAQNGYPAGPPAQNGYGAGIGEGMKLQKPVYRNGLAARAFPGQRAQPGLGEGVKPQKPGYGNGNGLGAQPAPTAAIQWGLKPQKAGYQPLNGYGPGAEVGFGGGLQPQKVGFPGANGFRNGYEEEVLVDSRAAAPAPEGNGQAASLRGSPWPSLQPWGAALKPGYAAGGTYPGVSSQPGPYGQLRPDLGPGPFGGPEVKRDISDLLGNGYGGRCPLGKC; encoded by the exons ATGGGCACCCAGGCCTTCCCCGCCGccctcttcctgctctgcctgACTTCTGAAAGCCTGCAAGGCG GGCTGCCTCCGTTGTCTCCAGGCCTGGGGAAAG GCTACGGTCCCCCCAGTGGCCTGGGAGCAG GATTCGGGAACGGGAATGGGCTGAGAGCCCAGCCAG GCGCTGGAGGGGGTGTGAGACCCCTCAAGCCAG GGCTTGGGAATGGGAACCAGCTGGGAGCAGGGGCCTTCCCAGGTGTTGCAGCCCAGCCAG GCATTGGAGGAGCTGTGAAACCTCAGAAACCAG GATATGGCAAtggcctgggagctggggccttcccagggctgggagcccagCCAG GATTTGGGAGCAGAAATGGTTTAGGAGTCAGTGCTTTTCCCGGGGCAGGAGCCCTGCCAG gAATTGGAGGGATTGTGAAACCCCAAAAGCCAG GTCTCGCAGCTCAGAATGGCTTTGGACCAG GCTTTGGAGGGGGTGGAAAACCCCAGAAGCCAG GTCCTGCAGCTCAGAACGGCTATGGACCAG GCTTTGGAGGGGCCGTGAAACCCCAGAAGCCGG GATTTGGGAACGGCAATGGGCTGGGTGCCCAGCCAG GCCAGGAAACCCAGAACGGATACGGGGCAG GCTTCAGGGGGGGCATGAAGCCCCAGAAGCCAG gATACATTCAGGGAAATGGACTGGGAGCCCAGCCAG GCCCTGTGACTCAAAACGGCTATGGACCAG GCTTTGGAGGGGCCGTGAAACCCCAGAAGCCGG gcCTCCCAGCTCAGAATGGCTACCCTGCAGGCCCCCCAGCTCAGAATGGCTACGGAGCAG GCATTGGTGAGGGCATGAAGCTGCAGAAGCCAG TTTACAGGAACGGGCTGGCAGCCAGAGCCTTCCCAGGCCAAAGGGCCCAGCCAG GTCTGGGAGAGGGTGTGAAACCTCAGAAGCCAG GATATGGCAACGGAAACGGGCTGGGGGCCCAGCCAG CACCAACTGCAGCCATCCAGTGGGGactgaaacctcagaaagcaG GGTACCAGCCTCTGAATGGCTATGGACCAGGAGCAGAAGTGG GCTTTGGTGGTGGCCTTCAGCCCCAGAAAGTCG gGTTCCCTGGGGCCAATGGCTTTAGGAATG GGTATGAGGAGGAAGTGCTTGTGGACTCCAGAGCAGCAGCTCCAGCCCCTGAAGGAAATG GTCAGGCCGCTTCCCTGAGGGGCtctccctggccctccctccagccctggggagcTGCCCTGAAGCCTGGATATGCTGCTGGAGGCACATATCCAGGGGTCAGCAGCCAGCCAG ggCCCTATGGGCAACTGAGGCCAGACCTGGGCCCCGGGCCTTTCG GGGGCCCTGAGGTGAAGAGAGACATCAGTGACCTGCTGGGAAATGGCTATGGAG gCCGCTGCCCTCTTGGGAAATGCTAA
- the GREP1 gene encoding glycine-rich extracellular protein 1 isoform X28: MGTQAFPAALFLLCLTSESLQGGLPPLSPGLGKGYGPPSGLGAGFGNGNGLRAQPGAGGGVRPLKPGLGNGNQLGAGAFPGVAAQPGIGGAVKPQKPGYGNGLGAGAFPGLGAQPGFGSRNGLGVSAFPGAGALPGIGGIVKPQKPGYANGNGMGTRAFLGVGAQPGLAAQNGFGPGFGGGGKPQKPGPAAQNGYGPGFGGAVKPQKPGFGNGNGLGAQPGQETQNGYGAGFRGGMKPQKPGYIQGNGLGAQPGPVTQNGYGPGFGGAVKPQKPGFGNGNGLGAQPGLPAQNGYPAGPPAQNGYGAGPQVPIGYGPGIGEGMKLQKPVYRNGLAARAFPGQRAQPGSPPGAGLQIPAGLGEGVKPQKPGYGNGNGLGAQPAPTAAIQWGLKPQKAGYQPLNGYGPGAEVGFGGGLQPQKVGFPGANGFRNGYEEEVLVDSRAAAPAPEGNGQAASLRGSPWPSLQPWGAALKPGYAAGGTYPGVSSQPGPYGQLRPDLGPGPFGRCPLGKC; the protein is encoded by the exons ATGGGCACCCAGGCCTTCCCCGCCGccctcttcctgctctgcctgACTTCTGAAAGCCTGCAAGGCG GGCTGCCTCCGTTGTCTCCAGGCCTGGGGAAAG GCTACGGTCCCCCCAGTGGCCTGGGAGCAG GATTCGGGAACGGGAATGGGCTGAGAGCCCAGCCAG GCGCTGGAGGGGGTGTGAGACCCCTCAAGCCAG GGCTTGGGAATGGGAACCAGCTGGGAGCAGGGGCCTTCCCAGGTGTTGCAGCCCAGCCAG GCATTGGAGGAGCTGTGAAACCTCAGAAACCAG GATATGGCAAtggcctgggagctggggccttcccagggctgggagcccagCCAG GATTTGGGAGCAGAAATGGTTTAGGAGTCAGTGCTTTTCCCGGGGCAGGAGCCCTGCCAG gAATTGGAGGGATTGTGAAACCCCAAAAGCCAG GATATGCCAACGGGAATGGGATGGGAACCAGGGCCTTCCTGGGAGTTGGAGCCCAgccag GTCTCGCAGCTCAGAATGGCTTTGGACCAG GCTTTGGAGGGGGTGGAAAACCCCAGAAGCCAG GTCCTGCAGCTCAGAACGGCTATGGACCAG GCTTTGGAGGGGCCGTGAAACCCCAGAAGCCGG GATTTGGGAACGGCAATGGGCTGGGTGCCCAGCCAG GCCAGGAAACCCAGAACGGATACGGGGCAG GCTTCAGGGGGGGCATGAAGCCCCAGAAGCCAG gATACATTCAGGGAAATGGACTGGGAGCCCAGCCAG GCCCTGTGACTCAAAACGGCTATGGACCAG GCTTTGGAGGGGCCGTGAAACCCCAGAAGCCGG GATTTGGGAATGGCAATGGGCTGGGAGCCCAGCCAG gcCTCCCAGCTCAGAATGGCTACCCTGCAGGCCCCCCAGCTCAGAATGGCTACGGAGCAG GCCCTCAGGTTCCTATCGGTTACGGACCAG GCATTGGTGAGGGCATGAAGCTGCAGAAGCCAG TTTACAGGAACGGGCTGGCAGCCAGAGCCTTCCCAGGCCAAAGGGCCCAGCCAG GATCCCCGCCAGGGGCCGGGCTGCAAATCCCAGCAG GTCTGGGAGAGGGTGTGAAACCTCAGAAGCCAG GATATGGCAACGGAAACGGGCTGGGGGCCCAGCCAG CACCAACTGCAGCCATCCAGTGGGGactgaaacctcagaaagcaG GGTACCAGCCTCTGAATGGCTATGGACCAGGAGCAGAAGTGG GCTTTGGTGGTGGCCTTCAGCCCCAGAAAGTCG gGTTCCCTGGGGCCAATGGCTTTAGGAATG GGTATGAGGAGGAAGTGCTTGTGGACTCCAGAGCAGCAGCTCCAGCCCCTGAAGGAAATG GTCAGGCCGCTTCCCTGAGGGGCtctccctggccctccctccagccctggggagcTGCCCTGAAGCCTGGATATGCTGCTGGAGGCACATATCCAGGGGTCAGCAGCCAGCCAG ggCCCTATGGGCAACTGAGGCCAGACCTGGGCCCCGGGCCTTTCG gCCGCTGCCCTCTTGGGAAATGCTAA
- the GREP1 gene encoding glycine-rich extracellular protein 1 isoform X9: MGTQAFPAALFLLCLTSESLQGGLPPLSPGLGKGYGPPSGLGAGFGNGNGLRAQPGAGGGVRPLKPGLGNGNQLGAGAFPGVAAQPGIGGAVKPQKPGYGNGLGAGAFPGLGAQPGFGSRNGLGVSAFPGAGALPGIGGIVKPQKPGYANGNGMGTRAFLGVGAQPGLAAQNGFGPGFGGGGKPQKPGPAAQNGYGPGFGGAVKPQKPGFGNGNGLGAQPGQETQNGYGAGFRGGMKPQKPGYIQGNGLGAQPGPVTQNGYGPGFGGAVKPQKPGFGNGNGLGAQPGLPAQNGYPAGPPAQNGYGAGPQVPIGYGPGIGEGMKLQKPVYRNGLAARAFPGQRAQPGSPPGAGLQIPAGLGEGVKPQKPGYGNGNGLGAQPGYQPLNGYGPGAEVGFGGGLQPQKVGFGYWNGGLGAGVFPEARPQPGFPGANGFRNGYEEEVLVDSRAAAPAPEGNGQAASLRGSPWPSLQPWGAALKPGYAAGGTYPGVSSQPGPYGQLRPDLGPGPFGGPEVKRDISDLLGNGYGGRCPLGKC; this comes from the exons ATGGGCACCCAGGCCTTCCCCGCCGccctcttcctgctctgcctgACTTCTGAAAGCCTGCAAGGCG GGCTGCCTCCGTTGTCTCCAGGCCTGGGGAAAG GCTACGGTCCCCCCAGTGGCCTGGGAGCAG GATTCGGGAACGGGAATGGGCTGAGAGCCCAGCCAG GCGCTGGAGGGGGTGTGAGACCCCTCAAGCCAG GGCTTGGGAATGGGAACCAGCTGGGAGCAGGGGCCTTCCCAGGTGTTGCAGCCCAGCCAG GCATTGGAGGAGCTGTGAAACCTCAGAAACCAG GATATGGCAAtggcctgggagctggggccttcccagggctgggagcccagCCAG GATTTGGGAGCAGAAATGGTTTAGGAGTCAGTGCTTTTCCCGGGGCAGGAGCCCTGCCAG gAATTGGAGGGATTGTGAAACCCCAAAAGCCAG GATATGCCAACGGGAATGGGATGGGAACCAGGGCCTTCCTGGGAGTTGGAGCCCAgccag GTCTCGCAGCTCAGAATGGCTTTGGACCAG GCTTTGGAGGGGGTGGAAAACCCCAGAAGCCAG GTCCTGCAGCTCAGAACGGCTATGGACCAG GCTTTGGAGGGGCCGTGAAACCCCAGAAGCCGG GATTTGGGAACGGCAATGGGCTGGGTGCCCAGCCAG GCCAGGAAACCCAGAACGGATACGGGGCAG GCTTCAGGGGGGGCATGAAGCCCCAGAAGCCAG gATACATTCAGGGAAATGGACTGGGAGCCCAGCCAG GCCCTGTGACTCAAAACGGCTATGGACCAG GCTTTGGAGGGGCCGTGAAACCCCAGAAGCCGG GATTTGGGAATGGCAATGGGCTGGGAGCCCAGCCAG gcCTCCCAGCTCAGAATGGCTACCCTGCAGGCCCCCCAGCTCAGAATGGCTACGGAGCAG GCCCTCAGGTTCCTATCGGTTACGGACCAG GCATTGGTGAGGGCATGAAGCTGCAGAAGCCAG TTTACAGGAACGGGCTGGCAGCCAGAGCCTTCCCAGGCCAAAGGGCCCAGCCAG GATCCCCGCCAGGGGCCGGGCTGCAAATCCCAGCAG GTCTGGGAGAGGGTGTGAAACCTCAGAAGCCAG GATATGGCAACGGAAACGGGCTGGGGGCCCAGCCAG GGTACCAGCCTCTGAATGGCTATGGACCAGGAGCAGAAGTGG GCTTTGGTGGTGGCCTTCAGCCCCAGAAAGTCG GGTTTGGTTACTGGAATGGTGGTCTGGGAGCTGGGGTCTTCCCTGAGGCCCGCCCGCAGCCAg gGTTCCCTGGGGCCAATGGCTTTAGGAATG GGTATGAGGAGGAAGTGCTTGTGGACTCCAGAGCAGCAGCTCCAGCCCCTGAAGGAAATG GTCAGGCCGCTTCCCTGAGGGGCtctccctggccctccctccagccctggggagcTGCCCTGAAGCCTGGATATGCTGCTGGAGGCACATATCCAGGGGTCAGCAGCCAGCCAG ggCCCTATGGGCAACTGAGGCCAGACCTGGGCCCCGGGCCTTTCG GGGGCCCTGAGGTGAAGAGAGACATCAGTGACCTGCTGGGAAATGGCTATGGAG gCCGCTGCCCTCTTGGGAAATGCTAA